The Entomobacter blattae nucleotide sequence ATCATAGTATTAGTAGACTTTGCTGATCTTAGTAGTGCTCCCAGTAATGGCAATTATGTTTCGATAATAAGAAGAGATCACCTAACTGGAAAATTTGAAGTCTCTATAAAAAAACTAAAATTAAAAAAAGATGGTAAAATTGTTTTATATTCTTGCAGCGATGACCCCAATTTTGAAAAGCCAATCATACTTTCACATTTTTCTTTAGAATATACCCTTACAAAACAAGACAAGAACACATCTTTCCCAGACTTAAAAATCCAAGGGTTAGTTATCGGTGGTTTCAGAATAGAAGCATAAAAGCTATTACTGATTACATTTTAATATTGTATATTATGTAACTACAAGTTACTATATCCTTATAATTTAATAGGAAGGTAGTAACTATGGACATTTACGTAGAGGGTATGGGCATACAAAGCCTGAACCCACAATTGGTCGCCGTATCCAGAATTTTATTTAAGAAAAACCATAATGGGTACCTTTCCTGCCAAAGGGAAGACTTCCTCTATATTCAGACTATTTTCGAAAAACTTCAAAAATGGAATGATCTAATAGTAATCTGTGATGAAAACGAACAGAGCAATTTCTACTGGCATTACCGTAAAGATACGGTAGCATTTTTCATGCAAATTGGCTTTTCAGAAAAACTCCATGAGGAGTTGGACTACCACATTCGGTTCCTAAGCTCTTTTCTTGATAACCAGAAATGGAGTCACTAAACCATGACACATCAAGACATTATTACTGTTGAAGATAAAGAACTCAACATTGTAGAGTACAAGCAAAGACCTGTTCTCACATTAGAGATGATCGACCAAATTCATGAAAGGCCAAAAGGAACTGCCGGCAGAAATTTCAGAGAGAATAGAAGCCGTCTCATTATGGACGAGGACTACTTTGAACTGACTGCCGACGAATTTCGTCGTCAGTCATTAACGGGTATATTCTCACCCCGAACTCCAAAAGGCATTCTTCTCACAGAAACAGGCTATCTTATGCTTGTCAAATCTTTTACTGACGAAAAAGCATGGCAAATTCAACGCCAACTGGTGAATGGCTATTTTAAAGTAAGAACATCCAGCTCTGCTTTAGAAAACGAAACAAGGCCCAACCTCTTCTTTAAAAACCCAAAAATCCAGTATATGCGCGTTGGCAATACCAACTATGGGCCATGTCTTAATAAAGACGATCTTATCGGCTGGTTACCCACAAATAGCTTCTCACACAACGGCTTCTATTTAATGGAAGTTAATAAGAAAACTGAAATTTACGAATGCTACGATATTGGCGGAAAAACCGTAAACATCTCAAACAAGTTGATCGGTGTTTCTCACATTACTAGCCGTCGCTCACGGTTTAACTCTCAAACTATAAGCGCACACGATTTCTCACATATGGTTAAAGGCATTGTTGTCTTCAAAGGTGAAGTCATGGACGATGATGCTTTCTGGGGGCAAAACCAACTCAAGGTAGAAAACAAATGAGTGAGTCACTGTGGACTATTAAAGAACTAGCGGATTTTTTAAAATGCAGTCAAAAAACTATCTATAAATATAGATGCAAAACGCCTGAAAAACTTCCACCCTGTGTCCCAAACATACAGTTTCTTCGTTGGGATGAAAAAACTGTAAAAGAATTCTACAGAAACACAACTAACGACAAAGCCATTAAAATGGGTAGGCCCAGGTCTATTCCAACTTTTTAGCCAGAAAAGTTGGATCAGGTCTGTAATATCCCTGAAGAATTTTCAAAGATTTATGCCCCGTGACAGCTGCCAACTCCAAAACATTAGAGAGCCGCTTTGATAATTCAGTCGCGGCTTCTCTTCTGGAGTCGTGAAATCTTAAATCTTTTAACCCAACTTCTATTTTAACTTTTCTAAATGTTGTTGTTAAATACCCAGGTTCTATAGGAACTAACCTTTCAGATGGTCTACCGATAGACAATATATTTATTAGTTTTAAAGCATTTGAGGATAAGGGTACGTCCCTTTCTTCTCCATTTTTTGTCATTTTCAAATGAACATATCGCTGTTCAATAAACACATCTTCCCACGTTAAAGATAATATTTCACTTCGCCTCATCGCCGTTTCCAGTGCCAATAGAAAAGCAAAAGCGACATAATCCCTTTGTGTAACAGGAGGGGTATTCATGTCCCATCCCAAAGCAGAGACTAGAACGCTCCTTTCTTCATGAGAGATTCTTCTCTTACGGGCAGGCGGGTCTTTAGGCCGACGAATAAGGCTCACAGGATTAACTAAAACTGGAACACGCCATTCTTTCATTGAATGCGTAATCACGGCAGAAATTAAATTCAAATCTCTGTTCACTGTTGCAGGACTAACAGATTTTAATCTCTCATCTCTCCAGAGAGCTAAATCCAAAGGTTGTAGTTCCTGAATGGGCTTATTGAATGCTATATATTTCTTATAGGCATTTAACCTAAGCGTTTCCCATCTTTGCCCTCTTTTTTGAGGTGATACTTCTACAGCATATCTTGCGCATAAATTTGCGAGCGTCTCGCTCTTAGAAACAGGCTTTACCTCTTGAGCAAGTTTCTCCCCTGCCAAAATAGACGACTCTGCATACAAGGCCCACTCTTTAGCTTCTTGCAAAGTGTCAAACGTTGCATTTACTCGCTGACCCTTTTTTACTATCATGGCTCTCCATGACGACCCTCTTTTAATAAATGATGCCAAAATTACACCTATTTCTAGAATTCAAGTAATAAACTTAGCTTATAGGATGGTGTAAAAATGGTGTAGATAGGGGTAAAAAACATGGGTAAGAAGAGATAAGCAGACATAAAAAAAGACTGTAAAATAAGGACTTTCTTGATTTCACTAAGCTAAAACTCTCTCTCACCCGGCACCATTTTCCCCCTCATTTCCATAAATTATGATAGAGCTTGGTTTAATCACAATAACCACACCTCTCTAGTGTAGAAAACCAACCCTCTTCCTTCACGCAGACCTGTTACTTATCTCTTACAGTCATAATCACACAAGTTTGTCCATTTCGTCATCTTTAGGATTACGGCCAAAAATATCCCGAAAAATAGCTTTATTTGTAATCCTTGCTAGGTTGGCAATAATTGTTATATTCACCTCA carries:
- a CDS encoding ORF6N domain-containing protein, with product MTHQDIITVEDKELNIVEYKQRPVLTLEMIDQIHERPKGTAGRNFRENRSRLIMDEDYFELTADEFRRQSLTGIFSPRTPKGILLTETGYLMLVKSFTDEKAWQIQRQLVNGYFKVRTSSSALENETRPNLFFKNPKIQYMRVGNTNYGPCLNKDDLIGWLPTNSFSHNGFYLMEVNKKTEIYECYDIGGKTVNISNKLIGVSHITSRRSRFNSQTISAHDFSHMVKGIVVFKGEVMDDDAFWGQNQLKVENK
- a CDS encoding tyrosine-type recombinase/integrase, which encodes MIVKKGQRVNATFDTLQEAKEWALYAESSILAGEKLAQEVKPVSKSETLANLCARYAVEVSPQKRGQRWETLRLNAYKKYIAFNKPIQELQPLDLALWRDERLKSVSPATVNRDLNLISAVITHSMKEWRVPVLVNPVSLIRRPKDPPARKRRISHEERSVLVSALGWDMNTPPVTQRDYVAFAFLLALETAMRRSEILSLTWEDVFIEQRYVHLKMTKNGEERDVPLSSNALKLINILSIGRPSERLVPIEPGYLTTTFRKVKIEVGLKDLRFHDSRREAATELSKRLSNVLELAAVTGHKSLKILQGYYRPDPTFLAKKLE